The following are from one region of the Thermofilum sp. genome:
- a CDS encoding glycosyltransferase family A protein produces the protein MASEMPASKPLVTVCIITLNRERVISEALRSLISQSYPKDRLYVVVVDGGSTDRTVKICRDLLSTAGFSGYKIIVQPSTIPEARNICISRVRGDFAFFWDSDVIMQPCALERLVGSAIEMGG, from the coding sequence ATGGCCAGCGAAATGCCTGCCAGCAAACCGCTCGTTACCGTCTGCATCATCACGCTCAACAGGGAAAGAGTTATCAGCGAAGCTCTGCGCAGCCTTATTTCGCAGAGCTACCCGAAAGATAGGCTGTACGTCGTCGTAGTTGATGGTGGCAGCACGGACAGAACGGTTAAGATCTGCAGGGATCTGCTTTCCACAGCTGGGTTCTCAGGCTACAAGATAATCGTTCAGCCAAGCACGATCCCGGAGGCAAGGAACATCTGCATATCACGTGTGCGAGGGGATTTCGCCTTCTTCTGGGACAGCGATGTTATCATGCAGCCTTGCGCTCTGGAGAGGCTTGTCGGCTCGGCGATCGAAATGGGGGGCTGA
- a CDS encoding sugar phosphate nucleotidyltransferase, producing MSALELLSREAAATQVAVMAGGEGKRMGLIGVPKPLITLNGVPLLDRCIRYLASSGFQEFAVLARHEEVARRASEVQFGVRVRVCRDPPLPKVGKGKALKHALETGCLDPGRRVLVAFPDDVFLDGTLPLRFLASHLEAVRRLGVWASVAVVAGLQLPYGVVEVDALGLAVKFEEKPSLRVYASTGLYIFEPQALKLLSEVVDMSAPRAVEFENTLLPLLADRRRLNAFVVPQGAWMSVNTLKELEEAEEAAREMEKKVPLKESWGTGD from the coding sequence GTGAGCGCGCTTGAGCTGCTGAGCCGAGAAGCTGCTGCCACGCAGGTCGCAGTGATGGCGGGTGGTGAGGGTAAGAGGATGGGGCTCATCGGGGTGCCGAAGCCCCTGATCACGCTGAACGGGGTGCCGCTCCTCGACCGCTGCATCCGCTACTTAGCTTCTAGCGGCTTTCAAGAGTTCGCTGTGCTGGCGAGGCACGAGGAGGTTGCGAGACGCGCGAGCGAGGTGCAGTTCGGGGTCAGGGTGAGAGTGTGCAGGGACCCGCCGCTCCCGAAGGTGGGGAAGGGGAAAGCGCTAAAGCACGCTCTGGAGACGGGCTGCCTCGACCCTGGTAGAAGAGTGCTCGTAGCTTTCCCCGATGATGTTTTTCTAGATGGGACGCTGCCTCTCCGGTTCCTCGCGAGCCACCTTGAAGCTGTGAGAAGGCTGGGTGTTTGGGCTAGCGTCGCGGTCGTCGCGGGGCTCCAGCTTCCCTACGGTGTCGTAGAGGTGGATGCCCTAGGCTTAGCGGTAAAGTTCGAGGAGAAGCCATCACTGAGGGTTTACGCGAGCACGGGCCTCTACATCTTCGAGCCTCAGGCTTTGAAGCTCCTTTCGGAGGTCGTGGATATGAGCGCACCGCGCGCGGTAGAGTTCGAGAACACTCTCCTGCCTCTTCTCGCGGATAGGAGGAGGCTTAACGCCTTCGTAGTTCCACAGGGGGCTTGGATGTCCGTTAATACCCTTAAGGAGCTGGAGGAGGCGGAGGAGGCTGCCAGAGAGATGGAGAAAAAGGTACCGCTGAAGGAAAGTTGGGGTACGGGGGACTAA